The genome window TCGCCGGCTCGCCCGGCGTGGGTCATGGTGAATTTCTAAACCACCGCGGCTTCGGTAACCGTCAAGCGCCGCTGCCGTCCGCTCACGAGCAGCTCGGCGCTGGCGCCGACCGGCATGGTGTGTTTGCGGCCGGCGTGGCCATATTCCAAATTCATCAAAGCGGGCACGCGCAACGGGCGAATGAAATCCTGCATCAGATCCTCCAGGCGCAGCGAGGGTGCGCCGTTTTTCGCCTCGCAATCGATCATCTGGCCCAACACGAATCCGCCGATCTTGGCGAACACGCCCAGTTCACGCAGATGCACGAGATAACGATCGATGCGATAAATCTCCTCACCGATTTCCTCGAGGAAAAAAATGCTCTTTTGCACCGCCGGCATGAACGCGGTGCCCGCCACCGTGGCCACCAGCGAGAGACAGCCGCCGAGCAAGCGGCCGCGCACTCGTCCCGCGGTAATCGCGGCAAACGGCCGGTCCTGCTGCGGCTCCAAATCGCCGCAGGGCACTGGTTCCGTGATCATCCGCCAAAACTGCGCTGCGGTGAAGGGATCAATGCCCCGGCCCATGTCCGCTGCCACCATCGGCCCGGAGAAAGTGATCAAGCCGGTGCGCCGGAAGATCGCAAGCTGCAGCGCGGTGATGTCGCTGTAGCCGACGAAGATTTTGGGCTGGTCGCGGATGGCGTCATAATCGAGCAGGTGCAGCAGGCGGGGGGTGCCGTAGCCGCCGCGCACGCAGATGATCGCCCGCACCTGCCGGTCACGGAACATGGCGTTGAGATCGCGGCTGCGCTCGCGATCACTGCCGGCAAGATAGCCGTTCTCGCGATACACAAACTTACCGAGTTTGACGCGATAACCCAATCCTTCCAAATAGCGCACGCCCTGTTCGAGCAACTCGGGCTTCATGGGACTGGCGGGCGCCACCACGCCGATGACTTCACCGGGGCGCAGCCGCGCCGGTTTGATGATGCGGGGCAAT of bacterium contains these proteins:
- a CDS encoding LD-carboxypeptidase, which translates into the protein MPRIIKPARLRPGEVIGVVAPASPMKPELLEQGVRYLEGLGYRVKLGKFVYRENGYLAGSDRERSRDLNAMFRDRQVRAIICVRGGYGTPRLLHLLDYDAIRDQPKIFVGYSDITALQLAIFRRTGLITFSGPMVAADMGRGIDPFTAAQFWRMITEPVPCGDLEPQQDRPFAAITAGRVRGRLLGGCLSLVATVAGTAFMPAVQKSIFFLEEIGEEIYRIDRYLVHLRELGVFAKIGGFVLGQMIDCEAKNGAPSLRLEDLMQDFIRPLRVPALMNLEYGHAGRKHTMPVGASAELLVSGRQRRLTVTEAAVV